In Pelagicoccus sp. SDUM812003, the sequence CATCAGCCCCAGCAGCGTCGACCTGATCGAACGCATCGACTACTTCGGCAACACCATGCAGATGTTCTCCGTGCAGGAGCTGCACGAATCGCTGGAAGTCGAATCCCGCAGCAAGGTCATCGTGACCGCCGAGGCCCTCGATCTCAGCTCGCTGGACCTGAGCTGCGCCTTCTGCTCGGAGGCCATCAACAACTTTCGCTTCCCCGACAACATTGACGCCAAGCAGTTCGTCTACGCGACCGATACCACGCAGCCAACCGACGAAGTGGAAGCCTTCGCTCGTCGCTTCGTTCAGCCGGAAGCGCCCATCGGCAAGGCGCTCTCGGACATGCTGGACGCCTTCGCCACCGAATTCACCTTCGACCCGACCGCCACCGAGGTCAGCACCCCCATCACCCAGGTGCTCGAACAGCGCAAAGGCGTTTGCCAGGACTTCGCCCACCTCATGATCTCCGCCCTGCGCAGCCAAGGCCTCGCCGCCCGCTACGTGAGCGGCTACATCCTCACCGAGCCGCCCGAAGGCCAGGAGCGCCTCGAGGGAGCAGACGCCTCCCATGCATGGCTATCGGTCTACGTTCCCAAAGAGGGCTGGATCGATGTGGATCCGACCAATCGTCTGGTCTGCGGCGATCAGCACATCCGAGTGAGCGTGGGACGCGACTACTTCGACGTCAGCATGCTCAAGGGCGCCGTGACCGGCGGGGGCGAACAAAAGCTGTCCGTCGAGGTCACGGTGCGTCCAGTCGACTAGCGGTCTTCCGCCCGTGCCCAACCGAGCAGCGAGACGCCGGCGGTAAACGTCGAGCTGGGTAGTTCGTGCCTTGCCGAGGCTTCCCCCGCACCCTGACGAAACCTGTCACATCAGGCTCGTCACCCGCGAGCATGCACCCCCCGACACCATCCGCTGCACCATGCATTCTCACCCCTTCGCCGCATTCACGTTCGCTGCCCTACTGTCCCTCCCGAGTTCCCTTTGGGGAGCCGCCGCCATCGTTTTCGAGGCGGAAACCGGAGACGCTGGATCGCAAATGGCTACCATCACCCTCGACGGCGAATCCGCCATTTCCACCACCACCGACGGAGCTGGCAACGCCCCCGCCACCGACGCTCGCGTGGTCAGCTACTCCGTCACCTTCACCGAAGCAGGCACCTACCAGCTCTACGCCAAGCTCTACGTCGGCCCGGGAGCCGCCAGCGACGACAGCTTTTTCTACGGCAACGGATTCGGATCCAAGGACGCCGGCGACGAGGCGGACTGGATCACCGTGAATCAACTGGCCAGCGGCATCGGCTCCACCGCGGCCGACGACTTCGTGCCTGGCGAGGGCGCCGCCAGCGGCGAGGTCTGGAAGTGGGTCATGCTCTCCGGCTACAGCGGAGGCGAAGACCCGGTCAACTTCGAAGTGCCTGCGGGCTCGCTGACGCAGACCCTGCAGATCGGGGCTCGCGAGGACGGCCTCTCCCTCGACAAGCTGGCCTTCGGGAAGGACGGTTTCTACTACACGGTGGAAAATCTGGAAAACGGCGAGCACGGCACCGAAACCACGCCCAACGAGCCGTTCACTCCTACCGGTCCGCCCATCGCCACCGGCAAATGGAAGTTTCTGGGAAACGTCCACTCCTCCAACCAGCTGCAGGACTTCGAAGCCTACTGGAACCAGGTCACCCCGGAAAACGCCGGCAAATGGGGCAGCGTGGAAGGCGCCCGCGACGTCATGAATTGGGGCGGCCTCGACGCAGCCTACGATTTCGCCAAGGAAAACGGCTTCCTTTTCCGCATGCATGTCATGGTCTAGGGAGCCCAGCAGCCAGCTTGGATCAACGACCTGGAGCCCGCGGAGCAGCGCCAGGAGATCGAGGAATGGTTCGCCGAAGTGGCAGCTCGCTACAAGGACATCGACTACCTGGAGGTGGTGAACGAACCGCTTCATCAGGCCCCGGACGGCGGCGATACCGGAGTGGTATCGGGACGGGCCAACTACGTCGACGCTCTGGGAGGCGACGGCGAAACGGGCTGGGACTGGATCATCACCTCCTTCGAGCTGGCACGAGAATACTTTCCCGACACGCCCCTTGTCATCAACGACTACGGCATCATCGGAAACGCTGCCGAAGTGCAGGACTACCTCGAGATCGTCGACCTGCTGAAGGAGCGCGACCTGATCGACATCATCGCCTTCCAGGCTCACGCCTTCTCCACTCGCGCCAGCGCCGATGTCCTGAAGGCCAACCTCGACACCCTGGCCAGCCGCGAGCTTCCGCTCATGGTCACCGAAATGGACGTCGACGGGGCCACCGACATCAGCCAGCTCTCCGACTACAAGAAGATCTTTTCCGTGTTCTGGCAGCATCCCGCGGTGATGGGCGTCACCCTTTGGGGCTTCCGCCCGGGGCTCTGGCGAAACGATCAAGGCGCCTATCTGGTGCTGGCCAACGGGGCCGAACGCCCCGCCATGAAATGGTTGAAGGACTACGTG encodes:
- a CDS encoding transglutaminase family protein, with protein sequence MARYDIKHKTTYRYAFPVNVSHHSARLQPLSDDRQSCESFQLNISPSSVDLIERIDYFGNTMQMFSVQELHESLEVESRSKVIVTAEALDLSSLDLSCAFCSEAINNFRFPDNIDAKQFVYATDTTQPTDEVEAFARRFVQPEAPIGKALSDMLDAFATEFTFDPTATEVSTPITQVLEQRKGVCQDFAHLMISALRSQGLAARYVSGYILTEPPEGQERLEGADASHAWLSVYVPKEGWIDVDPTNRLVCGDQHIRVSVGRDYFDVSMLKGAVTGGGEQKLSVEVTVRPVD